In Pseudomonas sp. ADAK18, a single window of DNA contains:
- a CDS encoding GNAT family N-acetyltransferase: MAFQLRAATDRDLAFARTLTHQAMGNYYRQYDLVWSDKGFNTAWAGRENWLIYQEHTVLGFVSLSYDDRALYIRELHILDECRRQGAGSWVLEQMALKARIQGLGLLRLTVFKTNPARRLYQRKGLSIVGEEDCFWRMELGCQAPSSGG; this comes from the coding sequence ATGGCGTTTCAATTGCGGGCCGCGACGGACCGGGACCTGGCGTTTGCTCGAACCCTGACGCATCAGGCAATGGGCAACTATTACCGTCAATACGACTTGGTGTGGTCCGACAAAGGCTTCAATACGGCCTGGGCCGGCCGGGAAAACTGGCTGATCTACCAAGAGCATACAGTGCTGGGCTTTGTCAGCCTGAGTTATGACGACAGGGCACTCTATATCCGCGAGTTGCACATCCTTGATGAGTGTCGCCGGCAAGGGGCCGGCAGTTGGGTGCTGGAGCAAATGGCCCTCAAGGCCCGCATCCAGGGCTTGGGTCTGCTGCGGCTGACGGTGTTCAAGACCAATCCGGCGCGAAGGCTCTATCAGCGCAAGGGCTTGAGTATTGTCGGCGAAGAGGATTGTTTCTGGCGGATGGAACTGGGTTGTCAGGCGCCGTCTTCAGGCGGATAA
- a CDS encoding carbon-nitrogen hydrolase family protein, with translation MTALTLAAAQSISIAGDVPANITRHLAFMRVAAEQGVQLLVFPELSLTGYEPSLAAALAIDPEDAVLAPLRAMARELRITAVVGMPIRSAPGAEVLIGALVLAPDGSLAVYSKQHLHPGEDVAFAPGEGGAALEWGNDRIALAVCADFSHPSHPLQAAKYGANIYAAGVLISENGYGPDSTLLQGYAAEHEMVVLMANHGGSTGGWVSAGRSAIWASDGCLIASASGVGDVLVIARREGGYWSGQQRVIAF, from the coding sequence ATGACTGCCTTGACCCTTGCTGCTGCTCAATCCATTTCCATCGCGGGCGACGTGCCGGCCAACATTACCCGGCACCTTGCATTCATGCGGGTTGCCGCGGAGCAAGGCGTGCAGTTGCTGGTGTTTCCGGAACTGTCCCTGACCGGCTATGAGCCGTCCCTGGCAGCTGCGCTGGCGATTGATCCGGAGGATGCCGTGCTGGCGCCATTGCGGGCGATGGCCCGTGAGTTGCGCATCACCGCCGTGGTTGGCATGCCGATCCGGAGTGCGCCCGGTGCTGAGGTACTGATCGGTGCGCTGGTACTGGCACCGGATGGCTCGCTGGCGGTGTACAGCAAGCAACACCTGCATCCCGGCGAAGACGTGGCGTTTGCGCCAGGGGAGGGCGGTGCAGCGCTCGAGTGGGGGAATGACCGGATCGCCCTGGCGGTGTGTGCGGATTTTTCCCACCCCAGCCATCCGCTCCAGGCAGCGAAATACGGGGCCAATATCTATGCTGCAGGAGTACTGATCAGCGAAAACGGCTACGGGCCGGACAGCACATTGCTGCAAGGGTACGCCGCCGAGCACGAGATGGTGGTGCTGATGGCCAACCACGGCGGCTCCACGGGAGGATGGGTTTCTGCCGGGCGCAGCGCTATTTGGGCAAGTGATGGCTGCTTGATTGCCTCAGCGTCGGGTGTGGGTGATGTTCTGGTGATTGCACGCAGGGAAGGCGGATATTGGAGCGGGCAGCAGCGGGTGATTGCCTTTTAA
- a CDS encoding 3-deoxy-7-phosphoheptulonate synthase, with product MNSSIAALPVSALSCANEALTQRLPSSLELKHQLPLSPFLSEQIHAHRQAVRAILNGEDSRLLVIVGPCSIHDPESAMEYARNLKKLAHDVSDQMLLVIRAYVEKPRTTIGWKGLAYDPHLDGSDDMAAGLTLSRELMREMLRLGLPVATELLQPMAAGYFDDLLSWVAIGARTTESQIHREMASGLGMPVGFKNGTDGGVAIACDAMRSASHPHRHFGVDSQGHPAIIQTPGNPDTHLVLRGGHRGPNYDRQSVAQVKADLAKTKVAPRIMVDCSHANSGKDPLRQPAVFNDVLEQRLQGDTSLIGMMLESHLFEGCQPLSPSMHYGVSVTDGCLGWESTEQLLREAAQRLRAHHEINA from the coding sequence ATGAACTCCTCCATCGCCGCTCTGCCTGTTTCTGCCCTGTCCTGTGCCAATGAAGCGCTGACCCAGCGTTTGCCCAGTTCCCTTGAACTCAAGCATCAACTGCCCCTGAGCCCATTCCTGAGCGAGCAAATCCATGCTCATCGCCAGGCCGTGCGCGCCATCCTTAACGGTGAAGACTCCCGCCTGCTGGTGATCGTCGGCCCGTGCTCGATCCACGACCCGGAATCGGCCATGGAATACGCTCGCAACCTGAAGAAGCTGGCCCATGACGTCAGCGACCAGATGCTGCTGGTGATTCGCGCCTACGTCGAAAAGCCCCGCACCACTATCGGCTGGAAAGGCCTGGCCTACGATCCGCACCTCGATGGCAGCGACGACATGGCTGCCGGCCTGACCCTGTCCCGGGAACTGATGCGCGAAATGCTGCGCCTGGGCCTTCCCGTTGCCACTGAATTGCTGCAACCCATGGCTGCCGGCTACTTCGACGACCTGCTCAGTTGGGTCGCCATTGGCGCGCGCACCACCGAATCACAGATCCACCGCGAGATGGCCAGCGGCCTGGGCATGCCCGTGGGCTTCAAGAACGGCACCGACGGCGGCGTCGCCATCGCCTGCGACGCGATGCGCTCTGCCAGTCACCCGCACCGCCACTTCGGTGTCGACAGCCAGGGCCATCCGGCGATCATCCAGACCCCAGGCAACCCCGACACCCATCTGGTGCTGCGCGGCGGCCATCGCGGGCCAAACTACGACCGCCAGAGCGTGGCCCAGGTCAAGGCCGACCTGGCGAAAACCAAGGTCGCGCCACGGATCATGGTCGATTGCAGCCACGCCAACAGCGGTAAAGACCCATTGCGCCAGCCAGCGGTATTTAACGACGTGCTGGAGCAGCGCTTACAGGGCGACACCTCGCTGATCGGCATGATGCTGGAAAGTCACCTGTTCGAAGGTTGCCAGCCGCTGAGCCCGTCGATGCACTACGGGGTCTCGGTGACCGACGGTTGCCTGGGCTGGGAGAGCACCGAGCAATTATTGCGTGAAGCCGCACAGCGCCTGCGAGCACACCATGAGATTAACGCCTGA
- the uvrY gene encoding UvrY/SirA/GacA family response regulator transcription factor, translated as MIRVLVVDDHDLVRTGITRMLADIDGLQVVGQAESGEESLIKARELKPDVVLMDVKMPGIGGLGATTKLLRSHPDIKVVVVTVCEEDPFPTRLLQAGAAGYLTKGAGLAEMVQAIRLVFAGQRYISPQIAQQLAIKSFQPTSDSPFDALSEREIQIALMIVGCQKVQSISDKLCLSPKTVNTYRYRIFEKLSISSDVELTLLAVRHGMVDASA; from the coding sequence TTGATTAGGGTGCTAGTAGTCGATGACCATGATCTCGTTCGTACAGGCATTACACGAATGCTGGCTGACATCGATGGCCTGCAAGTAGTCGGCCAGGCCGAGTCAGGGGAGGAATCCCTGATCAAGGCCCGGGAATTGAAGCCCGATGTGGTTTTGATGGACGTCAAGATGCCCGGGATCGGCGGTCTTGGCGCCACTACCAAATTGTTGCGCAGCCATCCGGACATCAAAGTCGTGGTAGTGACCGTATGCGAGGAAGATCCATTTCCTACACGGCTTCTACAGGCGGGCGCGGCTGGCTATCTGACAAAGGGCGCGGGCCTGGCGGAGATGGTCCAGGCGATTCGCCTGGTGTTTGCCGGCCAGCGCTACATCAGCCCGCAGATTGCCCAGCAGTTGGCCATCAAGTCTTTCCAGCCCACCAGTGACTCGCCGTTCGATGCGCTGTCGGAGCGGGAAATCCAGATTGCCTTGATGATTGTCGGCTGCCAGAAGGTTCAGTCCATCTCCGACAAGCTGTGCCTGTCGCCGAAAACCGTCAACACCTACCGTTACCGCATTTTCGAGAAGCTCTCCATCAGCAGCGATGTTGAATTGACCTTGCTGGCAGTGCGTCACGGCATGGTGGATGCCAGCGCCTGA
- a CDS encoding extracellular solute-binding protein has product MRLVFSALIGSTLALLLASTAVIAAPQPSLTVYGEPAKYPAGFSHFAYANPNAPKGGSLRRSAIEIGRYDHVMPYIDKGIGVSQIDGWVYSPLAQRSLDEPYTVYGLVAEKMERSDDGLSLRFYLNPKARFADGQPITAEDVRYSYNLLMTQGSLRYRTLFADVKHVEVEGPRQVRFDFSSNENRTLPLDVATLPVFPEHWWKTRDFANGGGYEAPLGSGPYQVSKVDSGNTISFKRDPNWWGKDLPVSRGLYNFDHLSLEYFGDTEVARQVLRGGAYDFNREFSATGYSIGYNGPALDDGRLQRAHLAKDAPQPAQGYVFNVQKPMFKDRRVRQALAMLWDFEWANRQMMRNLYIRQQSYFSNSPLAATQLPSAAELAILEPLRGQIPEEVFTQVFKAPTTDGTGMIRDKQLQALALLEQAGWKPDGDKLVNSEGEPLEFTFLNAQAGLERLLLPYKRNLAQIGITFNIRRIDSSQYVNRVMARDYDMIVTGFPVTTSPGMELYNYFGSAAAFDPGANNYIVLKDPAVDSLISGLVKATTQAQMLTYAHALDRVLQWNYLWIPNYYPPGTSAAWWNRFGRPAVEASNDEALETWWQVSSTPLTNEQMKAELIKRGQPGGAH; this is encoded by the coding sequence ATGCGACTGGTTTTTTCTGCTCTGATTGGCTCTACCCTGGCCCTGCTGCTGGCAAGCACGGCCGTGATCGCGGCACCGCAACCGTCGCTGACGGTGTACGGGGAACCTGCAAAATACCCCGCCGGCTTCAGCCATTTTGCCTATGCCAACCCCAACGCCCCCAAGGGCGGTAGCCTGCGACGCTCGGCCATCGAGATTGGCCGCTATGACCATGTCATGCCCTACATCGACAAAGGCATCGGCGTCAGCCAGATCGACGGCTGGGTCTATTCGCCCCTGGCCCAGCGCTCCCTGGATGAGCCCTACACGGTCTACGGCCTGGTGGCAGAAAAAATGGAACGCTCAGACGACGGCCTGTCCCTGCGTTTCTACCTCAACCCCAAGGCACGCTTTGCCGACGGCCAGCCCATCACCGCCGAGGACGTGCGCTACAGCTACAACCTGCTGATGACCCAGGGCAGCCTGCGCTACCGGACGCTGTTCGCCGACGTCAAGCACGTCGAAGTGGAAGGCCCACGACAAGTGCGCTTCGACTTCTCCAGCAATGAAAACCGCACCCTGCCCCTGGACGTCGCCACCTTGCCGGTCTTCCCCGAGCATTGGTGGAAGACCCGCGACTTCGCCAACGGCGGCGGCTACGAAGCACCGTTGGGCAGCGGCCCCTACCAAGTGAGCAAGGTCGATTCCGGCAACACCATCAGCTTCAAGCGTGACCCCAATTGGTGGGGCAAAGACCTGCCCGTCAGCCGTGGTCTGTATAACTTCGATCACCTGAGCCTTGAATACTTCGGCGACACCGAAGTCGCCCGCCAGGTCCTGCGCGGCGGCGCCTACGATTTCAACCGCGAATTTTCCGCCACCGGCTACTCCATCGGCTACAACGGCCCGGCCCTCGACGATGGCCGCCTGCAACGGGCGCACCTGGCCAAGGACGCGCCGCAACCGGCCCAGGGCTACGTGTTCAACGTGCAAAAGCCGATGTTCAAGGACCGCCGCGTGCGCCAGGCCCTGGCAATGCTGTGGGATTTCGAATGGGCCAACCGGCAGATGATGCGCAACCTGTACATCCGCCAGCAAAGCTACTTCTCCAACAGCCCCTTGGCCGCCACCCAACTGCCGAGCGCTGCCGAACTGGCGATCTTGGAACCCTTGCGCGGGCAGATTCCTGAAGAGGTCTTCACCCAGGTGTTCAAGGCCCCGACCACCGACGGCACCGGGATGATCCGCGACAAACAGCTGCAAGCCCTGGCCCTATTGGAACAAGCCGGCTGGAAGCCCGACGGCGACAAACTGGTCAACAGCGAAGGCGAGCCGCTGGAGTTCACCTTCCTCAACGCCCAGGCCGGCCTTGAGCGCTTGCTGTTGCCCTATAAACGCAACCTGGCGCAGATCGGCATCACCTTCAATATCCGCCGTATCGACTCCTCGCAGTACGTCAACCGCGTCATGGCCCGGGACTACGACATGATCGTCACCGGCTTCCCGGTCACCACCTCACCGGGAATGGAGCTGTACAACTATTTCGGCTCGGCCGCCGCCTTTGATCCCGGCGCCAACAACTACATCGTCCTCAAGGACCCGGCCGTCGACAGCCTGATCTCCGGGCTGGTCAAGGCCACCACCCAGGCGCAGATGCTCACTTATGCCCACGCCCTGGACCGGGTGCTGCAATGGAATTACCTGTGGATCCCCAATTACTACCCACCGGGCACCTCCGCCGCGTGGTGGAACCGCTTCGGCCGCCCGGCGGTGGAAGCCAGCAATGACGAAGCCCTGGAAACCTGGTGGCAAGTCAGCTCCACGCCGCTGACCAACGAACAGATGAAAGCCGAGCTGATCAAGCGCGGCCAACCGGGAGGAGCCCACTGA
- a CDS encoding microcin C ABC transporter permease YejB encodes MFAYIVRRLLLIIPTLVIILLVNFVIVQAAPGGPVEQAIAHLQGIGGGGIGGGSGESISSGSRASRGLDPKLIKDIEKQYGFDKPAPERLWLMLKNYAQLDFGNSFFRGATVVDLILEKMPVTISLGLWATLITYLVSIPLGIRKAVKHGSQFDIWSSTAIVIGYAMPAFLFAMFLIVVFAGGTSLNWFPVRGLVSENFDQLSTVGKIADYFWHLVLPVSALVIGGFATLTILTKNSFLNEITRQYVVTARAKGLSERRVLYGHVFRNAMLLVISGIPQAFISVFFAGSLLIEVIFSLDGLGRMSYEAAVSRDYPVVFGSLFIFTLFGLLIKLIGDLCYTLVDPRIDFAGRNA; translated from the coding sequence ATGTTTGCCTATATCGTGCGGCGCCTGCTGCTGATCATTCCCACCCTGGTGATCATCCTGCTGGTGAATTTTGTCATCGTGCAAGCCGCACCGGGCGGCCCCGTGGAACAGGCCATTGCTCATCTGCAAGGCATCGGTGGCGGTGGCATCGGTGGCGGTTCCGGGGAAAGTATCAGCAGCGGCTCACGGGCCAGCCGTGGCCTGGACCCGAAACTGATCAAGGACATTGAAAAACAGTACGGCTTCGACAAACCGGCGCCGGAACGCCTGTGGCTGATGCTCAAGAACTACGCCCAACTCGACTTCGGCAACAGCTTCTTTCGCGGCGCGACCGTGGTCGACCTGATCCTGGAAAAAATGCCAGTGACCATTTCCCTCGGGCTCTGGGCCACATTGATCACCTACCTGGTGTCGATCCCTCTTGGCATTCGCAAGGCGGTCAAGCATGGCAGCCAGTTCGATATCTGGAGCAGCACCGCCATCGTGATCGGCTATGCGATGCCGGCGTTTTTGTTCGCGATGTTTCTGATCGTGGTGTTTGCCGGGGGCACTTCACTGAACTGGTTCCCGGTGCGTGGGCTGGTCTCGGAAAACTTCGACCAGTTGAGCACCGTGGGCAAGATCGCCGACTACTTCTGGCACCTGGTGCTGCCGGTCAGTGCTCTGGTGATCGGTGGTTTCGCCACCTTGACCATCCTCACCAAAAACTCGTTCCTCAATGAAATCACCCGCCAATACGTGGTCACCGCCCGGGCCAAGGGCCTGAGCGAACGCCGAGTGTTGTACGGCCACGTATTTCGCAACGCCATGCTGCTGGTGATCTCGGGCATTCCCCAGGCCTTTATCAGCGTGTTCTTTGCCGGCTCGCTGTTGATCGAAGTGATCTTCTCCCTCGATGGTCTGGGCCGCATGAGCTACGAAGCGGCCGTGTCCCGGGATTATCCGGTGGTGTTCGGCTCGCTGTTTATCTTCACCCTGTTCGGCCTGCTGATAAAACTGATCGGCGACCTCTGCTACACCCTGGTGGACCCACGTATCGACTTCGCCGGGAGGAATGCCTGA
- a CDS encoding peptidylprolyl isomerase encodes MAKATARHILVATEDKCNELKAQIEGGADFAEIAKANSSCPSSRQGGDLGSFGPGQMVKEFDTVVFSAPVNTVQGPVKTQFGYHLLEVTSRQD; translated from the coding sequence ATGGCCAAAGCTACCGCCCGCCACATCCTGGTTGCCACTGAAGACAAGTGCAACGAACTGAAGGCCCAAATCGAAGGCGGCGCCGATTTCGCAGAGATCGCCAAAGCCAACTCCAGCTGCCCATCCAGCCGTCAGGGCGGCGACCTGGGCTCGTTCGGTCCAGGCCAGATGGTCAAAGAATTCGACACCGTGGTGTTCAGCGCCCCGGTCAACACCGTACAAGGCCCGGTGAAAACCCAGTTCGGTTACCACCTGCTGGAAGTGACCAGCCGTCAGGACTGA
- a CDS encoding helix-turn-helix domain-containing protein: MGGIGLRLRQERERLGLSQRAFAEIGGVEANAQGRYESGGRAPRADYLSRVAERGVDILYVLTGNVTPTQLENLSQIEERVLGNYRAMFKEDQDAIRRLTSSLAEHSSTLSGKIRSVPPDS; this comes from the coding sequence ATGGGTGGAATCGGTTTGCGATTGCGGCAAGAAAGAGAGCGACTTGGCCTGTCGCAACGCGCTTTTGCTGAAATAGGCGGTGTGGAAGCTAACGCACAAGGCCGGTATGAAAGCGGCGGTCGAGCGCCAAGAGCGGACTATTTGTCTCGGGTGGCCGAAAGAGGTGTGGATATTCTGTACGTGTTGACGGGTAACGTGACACCGACGCAGTTGGAGAACTTGAGTCAGATTGAAGAAAGGGTCTTGGGTAACTACCGGGCGATGTTCAAGGAAGATCAGGACGCCATCCGGCGGCTGACCTCTAGCCTGGCCGAGCATTCGTCTACGCTCAGTGGGAAAATCAGGTCGGTGCCCCCGGATTCTTGA